One stretch of Aeromicrobium fastidiosum DNA includes these proteins:
- the steA gene encoding putative cytokinetic ring protein SteA codes for MVTWRRKTSLPPDAKGVVGTIRLARRDNDLAALLEGEVAVVEQPDLDARQAKALIDRRVAAVLNVARSTSGRAPNTGPQLLSQAGIVLIDVTSEDTWARLKNGDLVRVEGGQVFRDEVLVASGIELDAERIAGDLKAARDGLATRLDSLAANATDHIHREHAMLMSGAQVPHLSTPLRGRAVVVVSRAYDDIADLKRLRRWIRHHDPVLIGAGPGADVLIKAGLTPGIVVGPLDLISDAAIKQSGEVVVTTPSGMVEGVERLERHGKEIVTFVSTGSADDLAILLADTNDAGVIVHVGAPSSLAKLMEQPPTEASRMFVARLRAGAKIVDAKAVHHFSSQRNAVWPVLLLLVAGLAAVAVAIGITPVGQDWYDAVGDHLTDFGSWIKGLFS; via the coding sequence ATGGTCACCTGGAGACGCAAGACATCCCTGCCCCCTGACGCCAAGGGGGTCGTGGGCACGATCCGGCTCGCACGCCGCGACAACGACCTCGCCGCCCTCCTGGAGGGCGAGGTCGCCGTCGTCGAGCAGCCCGACCTCGACGCCCGGCAGGCCAAGGCGCTGATCGACCGCCGCGTCGCCGCGGTGCTCAACGTGGCCCGGTCGACGTCCGGACGGGCACCGAACACCGGTCCGCAGCTGCTGTCGCAGGCCGGCATCGTGCTGATCGACGTCACGAGCGAGGACACGTGGGCCCGCCTCAAGAACGGCGACCTCGTGCGCGTCGAGGGCGGGCAGGTGTTCCGTGACGAGGTGCTCGTCGCGAGCGGCATCGAGCTCGACGCCGAGCGCATCGCGGGCGACCTCAAGGCGGCGCGCGACGGCCTCGCGACACGGCTCGACTCGCTGGCGGCCAATGCGACCGACCACATCCACCGCGAGCACGCGATGCTGATGTCAGGCGCCCAGGTGCCGCACCTCAGCACGCCGCTGCGGGGCCGGGCCGTGGTCGTCGTGTCGCGTGCGTACGACGACATCGCCGACCTCAAGCGGCTGCGACGCTGGATTCGCCACCACGACCCCGTGCTGATCGGCGCCGGACCCGGTGCCGACGTGCTGATCAAGGCAGGCCTGACGCCCGGCATCGTGGTCGGCCCGCTCGACCTGATCTCCGATGCTGCGATCAAGCAGTCGGGCGAGGTCGTCGTGACGACCCCGTCCGGCATGGTCGAGGGCGTCGAGCGGCTCGAGCGCCACGGCAAGGAGATCGTGACCTTCGTGTCGACCGGCTCGGCCGACGACCTCGCGATCCTGCTGGCCGACACCAACGACGCAGGCGTCATCGTGCACGTGGGTGCCCCGAGCTCGCTGGCCAAGCTCATGGAGCAGCCGCCCACCGAGGCGTCGCGCATGTTCGTCGCCCGCCTGCGAGCCGGAGCCAAGATCGTCGACGCCAAGGCCGTCCACCACTTCTCGTCGCAGCGCAACGCGGTCTGGCCCGTCCTGCTGCTGCTGGTCGCCGGCCTCGCCGCCGTCGCCGTCGCCATCGGCATCACCCCCGTCGGGCAGGACTGGTACGACGCCGTCGGCGACCACCTGACCGATTTCGGCTCCTGGATCAAAGGACTCTTCTCGTGA
- a CDS encoding copper transporter, with translation MITFRYHLVSVAAILIALAAGIALGSGPLDDAGDTLRGDGGSTAVDPAVASFEEGFAGRTAGGLLEDRLKGQSVVVLTVPGASQAEVGGIVSDLQAAGAEVTGQVELTSKMLDAADRQFAEGVAQQSAADVPGVSSATDSYGRIGAALARALLADETTPADQTAATIRSAFAEGDLLSTPTPPANLATLAVLVTGPQRAGTADRSTVIAALAGAMNETGKGVIVAGPSSSSTDGGAVKAVRDGAFATSVSTVDVTDSAAGRIVTVLAAASQVDGEPGAWGTSRSIGGALPK, from the coding sequence GTGATCACCTTCCGCTACCACCTCGTCTCGGTCGCCGCGATCCTCATCGCGCTGGCAGCCGGCATCGCGCTCGGCTCCGGGCCGCTCGACGACGCCGGTGACACGCTGCGCGGCGACGGCGGCAGCACGGCCGTCGACCCCGCGGTGGCCTCGTTCGAGGAGGGCTTCGCGGGTCGCACCGCCGGCGGTCTGCTCGAGGACCGGCTCAAGGGGCAGTCCGTCGTCGTCCTGACCGTGCCCGGCGCGAGCCAGGCAGAGGTGGGCGGCATCGTCAGCGACCTGCAGGCAGCGGGTGCCGAGGTCACGGGCCAGGTCGAGCTCACGAGCAAGATGCTCGACGCCGCCGACCGGCAGTTCGCCGAGGGCGTCGCGCAGCAGTCCGCGGCTGACGTGCCCGGTGTCAGCAGTGCCACGGACAGCTACGGCCGCATCGGTGCCGCCTTGGCGCGGGCGCTGCTGGCCGACGAGACGACGCCCGCCGACCAGACGGCCGCGACGATCCGCTCGGCGTTCGCCGAGGGAGACCTGCTCAGCACGCCGACCCCGCCGGCCAACCTCGCGACTCTCGCGGTGCTCGTGACGGGTCCGCAGCGCGCCGGCACCGCCGACCGCAGCACGGTCATCGCGGCGCTGGCCGGCGCCATGAACGAGACCGGCAAGGGCGTCATCGTGGCCGGCCCGTCGTCGTCCAGCACTGACGGTGGCGCGGTCAAGGCCGTCCGCGACGGTGCGTTCGCGACGTCGGTGTCGACCGTCGACGTGACGGACTCCGCAGCGGGCCGCATCGTGACGGTGCTCGCCGCGGCCTCGCAGGTCGACGGCGAGCCCGGTGCGTGGGGCACGTCGCGCAGCATCGGCGGCGCTCTGCCGAAGTGA
- a CDS encoding CTP synthase, producing the protein MSGSAVTKHVFVTGGVASSLGKGLTASSLGRLLKSRGLRVTMQKLDPYLNVDPGTMNPFQHGEVFVTEDGAETDLDVGHYERFLDVDLSGKANVTTGQVYSEVIAKERRGDYLGDTVQVIPHITNEIKSRIRAMSGPDVDVVITEIGGTVGDIESLPFLEAARQVRHDVGRGNVFFLHVSLVPYIGPSQELKTKPTQHSVAALRSIGIQPDAIVCRADREIPESMKRKISLMCDVDEEAVVTASDAPSIYDIPKVLHRQGLDAYVVRRLDLPFRDVDWTQWDELLRRVHQPAEEVTIALVGKYIDLPDAYLSVGEALRAGGFAHDARIRLRWVGSDDCETESGAAQHLADVDGICVPGGFGIRGIEGKLGALTYARERGIPVLGLCLGLQCMVIEYARNVAGIAGASSSEFDAATQHPVVATMAEQLAIVDGEGDLGGTMRLGSYPATLDAGSVVAEAYGATSVDERHRHRYEVNNAYREQLAAAGLVFSGTSPDGTLVEFVELPREVHPYYVATQAHPELKSRPTKAHPLFAGLIGAALDRQRETRLPVDERLAEVEA; encoded by the coding sequence TTGTCAGGTAGCGCGGTTACCAAGCACGTCTTCGTCACCGGAGGAGTCGCGTCGTCGCTCGGCAAGGGCCTGACGGCCTCGAGCCTCGGGCGGCTGCTGAAGTCACGCGGCCTGCGCGTCACGATGCAGAAGCTCGACCCGTACCTGAACGTCGATCCAGGCACGATGAACCCGTTCCAGCACGGCGAGGTGTTCGTGACCGAGGACGGTGCCGAGACAGATCTCGACGTCGGCCACTACGAGCGCTTCCTCGACGTCGACCTGTCGGGCAAGGCCAACGTCACGACGGGCCAGGTCTACTCCGAGGTCATCGCCAAGGAGCGTCGCGGCGACTACCTCGGCGACACCGTCCAGGTCATTCCGCACATCACGAACGAGATCAAGTCGCGCATCCGCGCGATGTCCGGCCCTGACGTCGACGTCGTCATCACCGAGATCGGCGGCACGGTCGGCGACATCGAGTCGCTGCCGTTCCTCGAGGCCGCCCGCCAGGTGCGCCATGACGTGGGTCGCGGCAACGTGTTCTTCCTGCACGTCTCGCTGGTGCCGTACATCGGTCCGTCGCAGGAGCTCAAGACCAAGCCGACGCAGCACTCCGTCGCGGCGCTGCGCTCGATCGGCATCCAGCCCGACGCCATCGTGTGCCGCGCCGACCGCGAGATCCCCGAGAGCATGAAGCGCAAGATCTCGCTGATGTGCGACGTCGACGAGGAGGCCGTCGTCACCGCGAGCGACGCGCCCTCGATCTACGACATCCCCAAGGTGCTGCACCGCCAGGGCCTCGACGCCTACGTCGTGCGTCGTCTCGACCTGCCGTTCCGCGACGTCGACTGGACGCAGTGGGACGAGCTGCTGCGCCGCGTGCACCAGCCTGCCGAGGAGGTCACGATCGCGCTGGTCGGCAAGTACATCGACCTGCCCGACGCGTACCTGTCGGTCGGCGAGGCGCTGCGCGCCGGAGGCTTCGCGCACGACGCCCGCATCCGTTTGCGCTGGGTCGGCTCCGACGACTGCGAGACCGAGTCGGGCGCGGCGCAGCACCTGGCCGACGTCGACGGCATCTGCGTGCCCGGCGGCTTCGGAATCCGGGGCATCGAGGGCAAGCTCGGCGCGCTGACGTACGCCCGCGAGCGGGGCATCCCGGTGCTCGGCCTGTGCCTCGGCCTGCAGTGCATGGTGATCGAGTACGCCCGCAACGTCGCCGGGATCGCGGGTGCTAGCTCGTCGGAGTTCGACGCCGCGACCCAGCACCCCGTCGTCGCGACGATGGCCGAGCAGCTCGCGATCGTCGACGGCGAGGGCGACCTGGGCGGCACGATGCGTCTCGGCTCGTACCCCGCGACCCTCGATGCGGGCAGCGTCGTCGCCGAGGCGTACGGCGCGACGTCGGTCGACGAGCGTCACCGTCACCGCTACGAGGTCAACAACGCGTACCGCGAGCAGCTCGCCGCGGCGGGTCTGGTGTTCAGCGGCACGTCGCCCGACGGCACCCTGGTGGAGTTCGTCGAGCTGCCGCGGGAGGTGCACCCCTACTACGTCGCGACCCAGGCCCACCCCGAGCTGAAGTCGCGCCCCACCAAGGCGCACCCCCTGTTCGCCGGCCTGATCGGCGCGGCGCTCGACCGCCAGCGCGAGACGCGTCTGCCGGTCGACGAGCGCCTCGCCGAGGTTGAGGCGTGA
- a CDS encoding NUDIX domain-containing protein, whose protein sequence is MTAHPWLPGLLADPLIGDSDESWPVSGSEVKHQNGYLSLRVDTIVDPQGGEHPRSVVQPHGAIGVVAIDEHDRILLVEQYRHPVARRLLEIPAGTLDVPDESTQAAAARELAEEADLVAEDWESILRLLATPGYSTEHWEVFVATGLSAVPADQRTVREAEEADMAQWWLPFGQAVDAVLAGRITDSMTVAAILAVQAQRAR, encoded by the coding sequence GTGACGGCACACCCGTGGCTGCCCGGGCTGCTCGCCGATCCACTGATCGGTGACTCCGACGAGTCGTGGCCGGTCAGCGGCAGCGAGGTCAAGCACCAGAACGGATACCTGAGTCTGCGAGTCGACACGATCGTCGACCCGCAGGGCGGTGAGCACCCGCGGTCGGTCGTGCAGCCCCACGGCGCTATCGGGGTCGTCGCGATCGACGAGCACGACCGCATCCTGCTGGTCGAGCAGTACCGCCACCCGGTCGCTCGCCGATTGCTCGAGATCCCGGCAGGCACGCTCGACGTGCCGGATGAGTCGACCCAGGCCGCGGCGGCCCGTGAGCTCGCAGAGGAGGCCGACCTCGTCGCCGAGGACTGGGAGTCGATCCTGCGCCTGCTGGCCACGCCCGGCTACTCGACCGAGCACTGGGAGGTGTTCGTGGCGACGGGGCTCAGTGCTGTGCCGGCCGACCAGCGCACCGTGCGGGAGGCGGAGGAGGCCGACATGGCCCAGTGGTGGCTGCCGTTCGGGCAGGCCGTCGATGCCGTCCTCGCCGGCCGGATCACTGACTCGATGACCGTCGCGGCGATCCTGGCCGTGCAGGCGCAGCGCGCGCGATGA
- the xerD gene encoding site-specific tyrosine recombinase XerD: MSEDVGRGVHDYLSHLTVERGLADNTLRSYRRDLRRYLDFLVGRGITDPRAVTENDIAAFLGSLRTGDDDHAALGTASAARTIVAVRGLHKFFLREQLVTTDVTTAVKPPRPASRLPKALPLNDVEAILDAAGAPGTTLSARDRALLEVLYGTGARISEAVGLDVDDLDLEESTILLRGKGGKQRIVPLGSYAKASLADYLSASRPALVSVRTQTPAVFLNARGGRLSRQSAWTVLTKAAERAGLTVDVSPHTLRHSFATHLLDGGADVRVVQELLGHASVTTTQIYTLVTVEKLREIYATAHPRAARD, translated from the coding sequence ATGAGCGAGGACGTCGGACGCGGCGTCCACGACTACCTCAGCCACCTCACGGTCGAGCGAGGCCTGGCCGACAACACGCTGCGCTCGTACCGCCGCGACCTGCGGCGCTACCTCGACTTCTTGGTGGGACGCGGCATCACCGACCCGCGGGCCGTCACCGAGAACGACATCGCGGCGTTCCTCGGCTCGCTGCGCACCGGCGACGACGACCACGCGGCGCTCGGCACCGCCAGCGCTGCCCGCACGATCGTGGCGGTGCGCGGCTTGCACAAGTTCTTCCTGCGCGAGCAGCTCGTCACGACCGACGTCACGACCGCCGTCAAGCCGCCCCGGCCCGCCTCCCGGCTGCCCAAGGCGCTGCCGCTGAACGACGTCGAGGCGATCCTCGACGCCGCCGGTGCCCCCGGGACGACGCTGTCGGCGCGCGACCGGGCACTGCTCGAGGTGCTCTACGGCACGGGGGCCCGCATCTCGGAGGCCGTGGGGCTCGACGTCGACGACCTCGACCTCGAGGAGTCCACGATCCTGCTGCGCGGCAAGGGCGGCAAGCAGCGCATCGTGCCGCTCGGCTCGTACGCCAAGGCGTCGCTGGCCGACTACCTGTCGGCCTCACGGCCCGCCCTGGTCTCGGTGCGCACCCAGACGCCCGCGGTGTTCCTCAACGCCCGCGGCGGCCGCCTGTCGCGACAGAGCGCGTGGACCGTGCTGACCAAGGCCGCCGAGCGTGCCGGCCTCACGGTCGACGTCTCGCCGCACACGCTGCGCCACTCGTTCGCGACCCATCTGCTCGACGGCGGCGCGGACGTCAGGGTCGTCCAGGAGCTGCTGGGCCATGCCTCCGTGACGACGACGCAGATCTACACGCTCGTCACGGTCGAGAAGCTGCGGGAGATCTACGCGACGGCCCATCCGCGGGCCGCACGCGACTAA
- a CDS encoding ParA family protein: MTAELGPTGRPMPDFPEPKPRDPAKPATIIALCNQKGGVGKTTTTINLGAALVELGRRVLLVDFDPQGSMTVGLGVNAHELDQSIYHVLMDREIALKDLIMSTGVEGLDLVPSNIDLSAAEMRLVTEVGREQVLARVLKPVRADYDVILIDCQPSLGLLTVNALTAANAVLVPLECEYFALRGVALLKDTIEKVRDRTNDELEIIGLLGTMYDSRTLHGKEVLQTLVEGWGDLVFHTVIRRTVKFSDSTVAGEPITEYATTSPGAASYRQLAREVLVRCPDA; the protein is encoded by the coding sequence ATGACCGCGGAACTGGGGCCCACCGGCCGTCCGATGCCCGACTTCCCCGAGCCGAAGCCTCGCGATCCGGCCAAGCCGGCGACGATCATCGCGCTGTGCAACCAGAAGGGCGGCGTGGGCAAGACCACGACGACCATCAACCTGGGCGCCGCGCTGGTCGAGCTCGGCCGCCGGGTGCTGCTGGTCGACTTCGACCCGCAGGGCTCGATGACCGTGGGCCTGGGCGTCAATGCCCACGAGCTCGACCAGAGCATCTACCACGTCCTGATGGACCGCGAGATCGCGCTGAAGGACCTGATCATGTCGACAGGCGTCGAGGGCCTCGACCTCGTGCCGTCCAACATCGACCTGTCGGCCGCCGAGATGCGCCTGGTCACCGAGGTCGGCCGTGAGCAGGTGCTCGCCCGGGTGCTCAAGCCCGTCCGGGCCGACTATGACGTCATCCTGATCGACTGCCAGCCCTCGCTGGGGCTGCTGACAGTCAACGCGCTGACCGCGGCCAACGCCGTGCTCGTGCCGCTGGAGTGCGAGTACTTCGCGCTGCGCGGCGTCGCGCTGCTGAAGGACACGATCGAGAAGGTGCGCGACCGCACCAACGACGAGCTCGAGATCATCGGCCTGCTGGGCACGATGTACGACAGCCGCACGTTGCACGGCAAGGAGGTGCTGCAGACGCTCGTCGAGGGCTGGGGAGACCTGGTGTTCCACACCGTCATCCGGCGCACCGTCAAGTTCTCCGACTCCACCGTCGCCGGCGAGCCGATCACCGAGTACGCGACGACGTCCCCGGGCGCTGCGTCCTACCGTCAGCTGGCCCGCGAGGTCCTCGTTCGGTGCCCCGACGCGTGA
- a CDS encoding segregation and condensation protein A has protein sequence MSVADVDESAPTGFQVNLANFEGPFDLLLQLISKHELDITEVALSAVTGEFIAYIKTLDDDLEQTTNFLLVAATLLDLKTARLLPQAEVEDEEDLALLEARDLLFARLMQYRAFKQVAGIMAERLAQESRRFPRIVTLEPRFADLLPEVLISVGPLELSMLAARAFEDKPVPILSLAHLHAPQVSVREQAHLVVDQLRRKGGMTFRSLTADAPDLATKVARFLAVLELFREGAISFEQATPLGDLHIRWTGTDDGDIDVGDEFDAPQGTSDDEPVLVDASLMDTSPDDASVAADDPESTDD, from the coding sequence GTGAGCGTCGCGGACGTCGACGAGTCCGCGCCGACCGGCTTCCAGGTCAACCTCGCCAACTTCGAGGGCCCCTTCGACCTGCTGCTGCAGCTGATCTCCAAGCACGAGCTCGACATCACGGAGGTCGCCCTGTCGGCGGTCACGGGCGAGTTCATCGCCTACATCAAGACGCTCGACGACGACCTCGAGCAGACGACCAACTTCCTGCTCGTCGCCGCGACGTTGCTCGACCTCAAGACGGCCCGGCTGCTGCCACAGGCCGAGGTCGAGGACGAGGAGGATCTCGCCCTGCTCGAGGCCCGCGACCTGCTGTTCGCTCGCCTCATGCAGTACCGCGCGTTCAAGCAGGTCGCCGGCATCATGGCCGAACGCCTGGCGCAGGAGTCGCGTCGCTTCCCGCGCATCGTGACGCTGGAGCCACGCTTCGCCGACCTGCTGCCCGAGGTGCTGATCTCGGTCGGGCCACTGGAGCTGTCGATGCTGGCGGCCAGGGCCTTCGAGGACAAGCCCGTCCCGATCCTGTCGCTGGCCCACCTGCACGCCCCGCAGGTCAGCGTGCGGGAGCAGGCGCACCTCGTCGTCGACCAGCTGCGTCGCAAGGGCGGCATGACGTTCAGGTCCCTGACCGCCGATGCGCCCGACCTGGCCACCAAGGTCGCCCGGTTCCTGGCGGTGCTCGAGCTGTTCCGTGAGGGCGCGATCTCGTTCGAGCAGGCGACGCCCCTGGGCGATCTGCACATCCGCTGGACCGGCACCGACGACGGCGACATCGACGTGGGCGACGAGTTCGACGCGCCGCAGGGCACGTCCGACGACGAGCCGGTTCTTGTTGACGCGAGCCTGATGGACACGAGCCCGGACGACGCGTCCGTGGCCGCAGACGACCCCGAGAGCACCGATGACTGA
- the scpB gene encoding SMC-Scp complex subunit ScpB translates to MTEHNLPTGPHELELEMLELHPALEAVLMVADQPLDHLTLAQAVGHPPSDVEQALTALADEYTEQGRGFELRNIAGGWRFFTREEYAGAVERFILDGQQARLTQAALETMAVVAYRQPISRSRISAIRGVNVDGVVRTLVTRGLIEEGGVDGESGAVLYRTTSYFLERMGLGSISELPDIAQHLPEMEDMEDEVLAGADDVLATIAGEEPAQGEMDEASTGSTGEVSTGSASSTGEGDDRG, encoded by the coding sequence ATGACTGAGCACAACCTCCCCACCGGACCCCACGAGCTCGAGCTGGAGATGCTCGAGCTCCACCCCGCCCTCGAGGCGGTGCTGATGGTGGCCGACCAGCCGCTCGACCACCTGACGCTGGCGCAGGCCGTCGGGCATCCACCGAGCGACGTCGAGCAGGCGCTGACCGCGCTGGCCGACGAGTACACCGAGCAGGGCCGCGGCTTCGAGCTGCGCAACATCGCCGGCGGCTGGCGGTTCTTCACGCGCGAGGAGTACGCGGGCGCCGTCGAACGCTTCATCCTCGACGGCCAGCAGGCGCGGCTCACGCAGGCCGCGCTCGAGACCATGGCGGTCGTCGCCTACCGGCAGCCCATCAGCCGGTCGCGCATCTCGGCCATCCGCGGCGTCAACGTCGACGGCGTCGTGCGCACCCTGGTGACGCGCGGCCTGATCGAAGAGGGCGGCGTCGACGGCGAGAGCGGAGCCGTCCTGTACCGCACGACGAGCTACTTCCTCGAGCGCATGGGGCTCGGCAGCATCAGCGAGCTGCCCGACATCGCGCAGCACCTGCCCGAGATGGAGGACATGGAGGACGAGGTGCTCGCCGGGGCCGACGACGTGCTGGCCACGATCGCGGGGGAGGAGCCCGCGCAGGGGGAGATGGACGAGGCTTCGACGGGCTCAACCGGCGAGGTTTCGACCGGCTCAGCCAGCTCAACCGGCGAGGGGGACGACCGTGGCTGA
- a CDS encoding pseudouridine synthase, with translation MAEIRLQKVLAQAGLGSRRRCDDMIAHGRVEVNGEVIDVMGARVDPATDVIRVDGKRIPVASDHAYVMLNKPRGIVTSMADEQGRPDLSTFVAGRSDRLFHVGRLDTDTSGLLLLTNDGDLAHKLAHPSFEIVKTYIALVDGDVPETLGARLKAGIELDDGPANVDRFQVKDRSRGRSLVELDIHMGKNRIVRRLLDAAGHPVRELTRTALGPLHVKGLASGAMRDLTRDELGALYDSVDDA, from the coding sequence GTGGCTGAGATCAGGCTCCAGAAGGTGCTGGCACAGGCAGGTCTCGGCAGCCGCCGTCGCTGCGACGACATGATCGCCCACGGGCGGGTCGAGGTGAACGGCGAGGTCATCGACGTCATGGGAGCTCGGGTCGACCCCGCGACCGACGTCATCCGGGTCGACGGCAAGCGCATCCCGGTCGCCAGCGACCACGCTTACGTCATGCTCAACAAGCCGCGCGGCATCGTGACCTCGATGGCCGACGAGCAGGGCCGCCCCGACCTGTCGACGTTCGTCGCGGGACGCAGCGACCGGCTGTTCCACGTCGGCCGGCTCGACACCGACACGTCCGGGCTGCTGCTGCTCACCAACGACGGCGACCTGGCCCACAAGCTCGCGCATCCCTCGTTCGAGATCGTCAAGACCTACATCGCCCTCGTCGACGGCGACGTGCCCGAGACGCTGGGCGCGCGGCTCAAGGCCGGCATCGAGCTCGACGACGGACCCGCCAACGTCGACCGCTTCCAGGTCAAGGACCGTTCGCGCGGGCGCTCGTTGGTCGAGCTCGACATCCACATGGGCAAGAACCGCATCGTGCGCCGGCTGCTCGACGCGGCAGGTCACCCCGTCCGCGAGCTGACGCGCACGGCGCTCGGCCCGCTGCACGTCAAGGGCCTTGCCTCGGGCGCCATGCGCGACCTGACCCGCGACGAGCTGGGAGCCCTCTACGACAGCGTCGACGACGCATGA
- a CDS encoding prephenate dehydrogenase produces the protein MTALSPHALDGPVLVVGCGLIGTSVGLALRQHDVDVVLHDALPGHAELAVSLGAGRPLTDDVVPYLVVVAVPPSASASVVVESLDRWPEALVTDVTSVKSGVQSSVDGTPGVDRFAGGHPMAGSERSGPMAASAQLFEGRPWAVTPSAATRPAALDAVVDLALHVGGVPIVMDPTAHDRAVALVSHVPQVMSTLTAARLNDAAGNDLALSGPGLRDTTRIAASDGAMWLDILGTNARDVKAVLELVRDDLDRVIGAIGHDDEVLAGVLESGRRGTTLIPGKHGSSAARFDLVHVQVADRPGELSRLMTDTGESGVNIEDLRLDHDLGRPVGLAEIAVALGVGQSLVQALTSRGWTAYL, from the coding sequence ATGACGGCGCTGTCACCGCACGCGCTCGACGGGCCCGTCCTCGTCGTGGGCTGCGGGCTGATCGGCACGTCCGTGGGTTTGGCGCTGCGCCAGCACGATGTCGACGTCGTGCTGCACGACGCGCTGCCCGGCCACGCCGAGCTGGCCGTCTCGCTGGGCGCGGGTCGTCCGCTGACCGACGACGTCGTGCCGTACCTCGTGGTCGTCGCGGTGCCGCCGTCGGCGTCGGCGTCCGTCGTGGTCGAGAGCCTGGACAGGTGGCCCGAGGCGCTCGTCACGGACGTCACGAGCGTCAAGTCAGGCGTGCAGTCGTCCGTCGACGGGACGCCCGGTGTCGACCGCTTCGCCGGGGGACACCCCATGGCCGGCAGCGAACGGTCCGGGCCGATGGCGGCCTCGGCCCAGCTGTTCGAGGGACGTCCGTGGGCCGTGACGCCCAGCGCCGCGACCCGGCCCGCGGCACTCGACGCCGTCGTCGACCTGGCTCTGCACGTCGGCGGGGTGCCGATCGTCATGGATCCGACCGCGCACGACCGGGCCGTGGCGCTCGTCTCGCACGTGCCGCAGGTCATGTCGACCCTCACCGCGGCCCGGCTCAACGACGCGGCCGGCAACGACCTGGCGCTGTCGGGCCCGGGCCTGCGCGACACGACCCGCATCGCGGCCAGCGACGGCGCGATGTGGCTCGACATCCTCGGCACCAACGCCCGCGACGTCAAGGCAGTGCTCGAGCTGGTGCGGGACGACCTCGACCGCGTCATCGGGGCGATCGGTCACGACGACGAGGTGCTGGCCGGCGTGCTCGAGTCGGGCCGGCGCGGCACGACCCTCATCCCGGGCAAGCACGGCTCGTCGGCGGCCCGGTTCGACCTGGTGCACGTGCAGGTCGCCGACCGTCCCGGCGAGCTGTCGCGCCTGATGACTGATACGGGAGAATCGGGCGTGAACATCGAGGACCTGCGCCTCGACCACGACCTCGGACGTCCCGTCGGCCTGGCCGAGATCGCGGTCGCCCTCGGCGTCGGCCAGTCCCTGGTGCAGGCACTCACCTCGCGCGGCTGGACCGCGTACCTGTGA